The following coding sequences lie in one Polynucleobacter asymbioticus genomic window:
- the msbA gene encoding lipid A export permease/ATP-binding protein MsbA: MNAQDRTALNRLIQYLKPHIGLIIGSLLAMALVAGAETSIPALMKPLLDRGFTGQMDNKLWLVPVFLVGLAFVRGMAQFLSGYLLNRVINAVLLKMRMQMFKALLHSSTTFFQKNSASSLINAVVFEVNNALSIMGGMLISLVRDSLTVIGLIGYLIYLNWQLTLVVLMIFPIIALIIGRINKRLRSLNREHQTMTSELAYIVEESAAGYKIVKVHGAEEYEMRRFMEKADRLRQFALKSAVAGGLNQPITQLIASMALSIVLVIALMQSASEGTTVGGFAAFITAMMLVISPIKHLADINQPLQRGLTAAEMIFSLMDEPFEEDESRKASMKSLGKAKGGIRFEDVGFSYQQEAGRKDALTGVHLNIKPGEVVAFVGPSGGGKSTLVNLLPRFFKPTSGKIFLDDIPLEDIVLADVRKQIAFVSQDVILFNDSIAANVAYGAVGSEGIDRGRVMEALEAANLTALMKEMPEGIDTQIGDNGNRLSGGQRQRLAIARAIYKDAPILILDEATSALDSESERQVQDALERLMAGRTTLVIAHRLSTIEHADRIVVLEHGHVIENGSHEDLIAKDGMYANLHRIQFSNA, from the coding sequence ATGAATGCTCAAGACCGTACCGCCCTAAATCGCTTAATTCAGTATCTCAAGCCTCATATTGGCTTGATTATTGGCTCTTTATTGGCCATGGCGCTGGTTGCTGGCGCTGAAACCTCTATCCCAGCTCTAATGAAGCCTTTGCTAGACCGTGGATTTACTGGTCAGATGGATAACAAGCTCTGGCTGGTACCGGTTTTCCTGGTTGGATTGGCTTTTGTTCGGGGGATGGCGCAATTTCTATCTGGTTATCTCTTGAATCGCGTAATCAATGCTGTTTTGCTGAAGATGCGTATGCAGATGTTTAAGGCATTGCTGCATTCAAGTACTACATTCTTCCAGAAGAACTCCGCATCTAGCTTAATTAACGCGGTAGTTTTTGAGGTGAATAATGCCCTCTCAATTATGGGTGGCATGTTGATTAGTTTGGTGCGAGATTCTCTTACAGTCATTGGGTTGATTGGGTACCTAATTTACCTCAACTGGCAGCTTACCTTAGTGGTGCTGATGATTTTCCCAATTATTGCGCTCATCATTGGCAGGATCAATAAACGCTTGCGCTCGCTGAATCGCGAGCATCAGACAATGACAAGCGAGCTCGCTTACATTGTTGAAGAATCTGCGGCTGGATATAAGATTGTTAAGGTTCATGGTGCTGAAGAGTATGAGATGCGCCGCTTTATGGAAAAAGCAGATCGCCTTCGTCAATTTGCGTTGAAGTCGGCGGTAGCTGGTGGCTTGAATCAACCGATTACCCAACTGATTGCCTCGATGGCCTTATCGATTGTCTTGGTAATTGCTTTGATGCAGTCTGCCTCCGAAGGCACTACAGTTGGTGGCTTCGCCGCTTTTATTACTGCCATGATGTTGGTGATTTCACCTATTAAACATCTTGCCGATATTAATCAGCCCCTACAGCGCGGCTTAACTGCAGCAGAGATGATTTTTTCTCTCATGGACGAACCTTTTGAAGAGGATGAATCTCGTAAAGCAAGTATGAAGTCCTTGGGCAAGGCTAAGGGTGGAATTCGATTTGAAGATGTCGGCTTCTCTTATCAGCAAGAAGCTGGACGAAAAGATGCTCTCACTGGTGTGCATTTAAACATCAAGCCTGGTGAGGTAGTTGCTTTTGTCGGCCCATCTGGCGGTGGTAAGTCCACGTTAGTTAATTTATTGCCCCGATTCTTTAAGCCAACAAGTGGGAAAATTTTCTTGGACGATATTCCACTTGAGGATATTGTTCTTGCGGATGTGCGCAAGCAAATTGCTTTTGTAAGTCAGGATGTGATTTTATTTAATGACAGTATTGCAGCAAACGTCGCCTATGGCGCCGTAGGCTCAGAGGGCATTGACCGAGGGCGCGTGATGGAGGCCCTTGAGGCGGCAAACCTAACTGCTCTCATGAAAGAAATGCCCGAGGGAATTGATACGCAAATTGGGGATAATGGCAATCGTTTATCAGGTGGTCAACGTCAGCGTTTAGCTATCGCAAGAGCTATCTACAAAGACGCGCCTATTCTGATTTTGGATGAAGCGACCTCGGCACTAGATTCAGAATCCGAGCGTCAGGTGCAAGATGCCTTAGAGCGATTAATGGCTGGTAGAACTACTTTGGTTATCGCGCACCGCTTATCAACCATAGAACATGCTGATCGGATTGTGGTGCTAGAGCATGGCCATGTAATTGAGAATGGCTCGCACGAAGATTTAATTGCTAAGGATGGTATGTACGCCAACCTGCATCGCATCCAGTTTTCAAACGCTTAA
- a CDS encoding Maf family protein has translation MFSYIYLASQSPRRQELLKQIGVQFEMLIAAPGEDTETLEESLSNENARQYVERVTFAKSAIALARWQNSGKPWAPILCADTTVSLPGNPVGEILGKPSDAGDAARILKMLSGKVHEVLTAVVLTIDPQTKPLCLVQVSEVEFAHLTQAQIDSYIQSGEPFGKAGAYGIQGLGGAFIPSIKGSYSGIMGLPIFEVNQLLDFAKVARI, from the coding sequence ATGTTTTCTTATATCTACCTTGCCTCACAAAGTCCACGACGCCAAGAGTTACTCAAACAGATTGGCGTTCAATTTGAGATGCTGATTGCAGCGCCGGGTGAAGATACAGAAACCCTAGAAGAATCCCTTTCCAACGAAAATGCGCGTCAATATGTTGAACGCGTCACCTTTGCTAAAAGTGCTATTGCGTTGGCAAGATGGCAAAACAGCGGTAAACCGTGGGCTCCGATTTTGTGTGCAGACACTACCGTCAGTTTGCCCGGTAACCCAGTTGGTGAAATCCTTGGTAAGCCCTCTGATGCCGGCGATGCTGCGCGCATTCTGAAAATGCTGAGCGGTAAAGTGCATGAAGTACTTACTGCGGTTGTTCTGACGATCGATCCTCAAACCAAACCTCTTTGTCTGGTTCAAGTGTCTGAGGTGGAATTTGCCCATTTAACTCAAGCACAAATTGATAGCTACATTCAAAGTGGCGAACCGTTTGGTAAAGCAGGGGCCTATGGCATTCAGGGTCTTGGAGGGGCATTTATCCCCTCAATTAAAGGTAGCTATAGCGGTATCATGGGATTACCCATTTTCGAAGTTAACCAATTACTAGATTTCGCTAAAGTTGCCCGCATATGA
- a CDS encoding nicotinate-nucleotide adenylyltransferase: MDTPKKIGILGGTFDPPHLGHLKLATHFAKILHLDALLLIPSGQPWQKDSDITPAEIRLRLTEAAAVDLARAFLYLSIPTQIGVDRIEIDRAGPSYAIDTAKALRERFGPDVSLTWLMGADSLLNLPTWNSWDQLLCFVNFAVATRPHHEISGQVSAEIEALLEKHQCIDTDTLEKSPFGRIYLDNSLSVDLSSTELRNQLKSPSRSDIASEHIPSHALEIITNLGLYK, translated from the coding sequence TTGGATACTCCAAAAAAAATTGGCATCCTTGGTGGCACGTTTGACCCGCCACACCTTGGCCATCTCAAATTAGCTACCCATTTTGCAAAGATCTTGCATCTAGATGCATTACTACTAATCCCCAGTGGCCAACCCTGGCAAAAAGACTCTGACATCACTCCTGCAGAAATCCGCTTACGACTAACTGAGGCGGCTGCAGTAGATCTGGCTCGTGCATTTTTGTATTTATCAATACCAACTCAAATTGGTGTGGATCGCATTGAAATAGATCGAGCAGGCCCGAGCTATGCCATCGATACTGCAAAAGCCTTGAGAGAACGTTTTGGACCTGATGTCAGCTTAACTTGGTTAATGGGTGCCGATTCCCTCCTCAATCTCCCCACTTGGAACTCCTGGGATCAATTGCTGTGCTTTGTGAATTTTGCAGTCGCTACCAGGCCCCACCATGAAATTTCTGGGCAAGTGAGCGCCGAAATAGAAGCTTTATTAGAAAAGCATCAATGTATTGATACAGATACCCTTGAAAAAAGCCCATTTGGCCGCATCTATCTAGATAACAGTCTTTCAGTAGACCTTTCATCCACCGAACTTCGAAATCAGCTTAAAAGCCCCTCTCGTAGCGATATTGCTTCCGAGCACATTCCGTCTCACGCTTTAGAAATCATTACAAATCTGGGTCTGTACAAATAA
- the ltnD gene encoding L-threonate dehydrogenase: MKADSKRKKYTERDQIMKKVGLIGLGAMGSGMASSLRRAGFDLYVFDVRLDHARRFCEAGGTACESIKELGSICDVVISVVVNAAQTEEVLFGSSTSPGLVDSLKPQSVFVMCSTVDPNISISFESRLAEKNILYVDAPISGGAAKAASGEMTMMTSACAAAYELVNPILDAMSGTVYRLGDKAGIGSKVKVINQLLAGVHIAAAAEAMALGLREGVDANALYEVITHSAGNSWMFENRMAHVLAANYEPLSAVDIFVKDLGIVLDMARASKFPLPLSSTAHQMFMQASTAGFAKEDDSAVIKIFPGIELPKASK, translated from the coding sequence ATAAAAGCTGATAGCAAGCGCAAAAAATACACTGAACGAGATCAAATAATGAAAAAAGTAGGATTAATTGGCCTAGGCGCAATGGGCTCCGGCATGGCCTCATCCCTTCGAAGGGCAGGCTTTGACTTGTATGTATTTGATGTGCGTTTGGATCATGCCCGTCGATTTTGTGAAGCTGGTGGCACGGCATGTGAATCTATAAAAGAACTCGGCTCAATCTGTGACGTGGTTATCTCGGTCGTGGTGAATGCCGCTCAGACCGAAGAAGTTTTGTTCGGCTCATCGACCAGTCCTGGCTTGGTGGATTCCTTAAAGCCTCAAAGCGTTTTCGTGATGTGCTCCACTGTTGATCCCAATATTTCGATTTCATTTGAGTCGCGTCTCGCCGAAAAAAATATTCTTTATGTGGATGCCCCCATATCTGGTGGGGCAGCAAAAGCTGCCTCTGGCGAAATGACTATGATGACATCAGCTTGCGCTGCTGCATATGAGCTGGTTAACCCTATTCTTGATGCGATGTCAGGTACTGTTTATCGTCTCGGTGATAAGGCGGGTATCGGCAGTAAAGTAAAAGTCATTAATCAACTACTTGCCGGTGTTCATATCGCAGCTGCTGCAGAAGCAATGGCGCTGGGTTTAAGGGAGGGCGTGGATGCGAATGCTCTCTATGAGGTGATTACCCATAGTGCCGGTAATAGCTGGATGTTTGAGAACCGCATGGCACATGTACTTGCGGCTAACTACGAGCCCTTATCTGCAGTAGATATATTCGTTAAGGATTTGGGGATAGTTCTAGATATGGCGCGTGCGAGTAAGTTTCCATTACCCCTGTCATCCACCGCGCATCAAATGTTTATGCAAGCATCGACCGCTGGTTTTGCCAAGGAAGACGATAGCGCTGTTATTAAAATTTTCCCTGGCATCGAGTTACCGAAAGCTTCCAAGTGA
- a CDS encoding YebC/PmpR family DNA-binding transcriptional regulator has translation MAGHSKWANIQHRKGRQDEKRGKIWTKLIKEITVAAKLGGGDIATNPRLRLAIDKAKDANMPNDNVQRAIQRGTGSLEGVNYEEIRYEGYGLNGAAIIVDCLTDNRTRTVAEVRHAFAKNGGNMGAEGSVAFMFKHCGQLIFAPGTNEDQLMEIALDAGAEDVITHDDGSLEVLTPVPDFPKVQDALTQAGLKAEIATVTMRPETETEFEGEQAESMQKLLDVLENLDDVQEVFTNASL, from the coding sequence ATGGCCGGCCATTCGAAATGGGCCAATATTCAGCACCGCAAAGGTCGTCAAGACGAAAAGCGCGGCAAGATTTGGACCAAACTCATCAAAGAAATCACGGTTGCAGCTAAATTAGGTGGTGGCGATATCGCCACAAATCCCCGTTTGCGCCTGGCAATTGATAAGGCCAAAGATGCCAATATGCCTAATGACAACGTGCAACGGGCAATTCAGCGCGGTACAGGCTCACTTGAGGGTGTTAACTATGAAGAAATTCGTTACGAAGGTTATGGCCTCAATGGAGCTGCGATCATTGTCGATTGCCTGACCGACAACCGCACTCGTACTGTTGCTGAAGTGCGCCACGCATTTGCAAAAAATGGTGGCAATATGGGTGCCGAGGGTTCAGTGGCTTTTATGTTTAAACATTGCGGTCAACTGATTTTTGCCCCAGGTACCAATGAAGATCAACTCATGGAAATTGCACTAGATGCTGGTGCAGAAGATGTGATTACCCATGATGATGGCTCACTTGAAGTCCTCACTCCAGTCCCTGATTTTCCGAAAGTGCAGGATGCACTCACTCAGGCAGGCTTAAAAGCAGAGATAGCTACCGTGACGATGCGCCCCGAAACGGAAACCGAGTTCGAAGGCGAGCAAGCTGAAAGCATGCAAAAACTATTAGACGTGCTTGAAAACTTAGATGATGTTCAAGAAGTATTTACGAATGCCTCTTTGTAA
- the rng gene encoding ribonuclease G: protein MNEEILINITPQETRVALIQQGAVQELQIERTRQRGIVGNIYLAKVVRVLPGMQSAFIEIGLERTAFMHVADITQNNPQAQIEKLLFEGQNVLVQVLKDPLGTKGARLTTQLSIAGRNLVYLPPAGTDAATEKYIGVSQRIDQPEEREAIKARLAGLMPADEKGGIIVRTSAQDASDTELEHDMHYLRTTWEKIREAVNHKAAPSLLYQDLSLAERVLRDVASEETTQIRVDSAENFEKLKGFATLYMPNLLDKLTLHRGERALFDLFDVDAEINKALGRRVDLKSGGYLMIDQTESMTTIDVNTGSYVGARNLDDTVFKTNLEAAQAIARQLRLRNLGGIIIIDFIDMLSKEHQESVLHELNRNLERDHARTSVSDFSSLGLVEMTRKRTRESLAHITCEPCATCQGKGEVKTAQTICYEILREIVREHRQFNPREFRIVAAPDVIDLFLEEENQFLAQLGDFISKPIKLQAEGSFRQEQYDIVLS from the coding sequence ATGAATGAAGAAATTCTGATCAACATTACCCCCCAAGAAACACGGGTGGCATTAATTCAGCAAGGCGCGGTTCAAGAGCTTCAGATTGAGCGTACCCGTCAACGCGGCATTGTTGGCAATATCTATTTGGCCAAAGTCGTTCGCGTACTACCCGGTATGCAGTCCGCCTTCATTGAAATTGGTTTAGAGCGCACTGCATTTATGCACGTTGCCGATATCACTCAAAATAATCCTCAAGCACAAATTGAAAAGTTGCTCTTTGAAGGTCAGAACGTTTTAGTCCAGGTCCTCAAAGATCCATTGGGAACGAAAGGTGCGCGCCTCACCACTCAATTGAGTATTGCTGGCCGCAATTTGGTTTACCTACCACCAGCTGGAACGGATGCAGCGACCGAAAAATACATTGGCGTATCCCAAAGAATTGATCAGCCCGAAGAACGAGAAGCTATCAAGGCACGCCTTGCAGGCCTTATGCCTGCCGATGAAAAAGGTGGAATTATCGTGCGCACTAGCGCACAAGATGCCAGCGATACTGAGCTGGAGCACGATATGCATTACCTGCGCACCACCTGGGAAAAGATTCGTGAAGCCGTGAATCATAAGGCTGCTCCCAGCCTGCTCTATCAGGATCTCAGCTTGGCGGAGCGTGTATTGCGTGACGTAGCTAGCGAAGAAACTACCCAAATCCGAGTCGATTCGGCAGAGAACTTTGAAAAGTTGAAGGGCTTCGCCACCCTCTATATGCCCAATCTCCTAGACAAGCTCACACTGCACCGCGGTGAACGCGCCCTATTTGATTTGTTTGATGTAGATGCTGAAATCAATAAGGCACTTGGAAGAAGAGTTGATCTCAAATCGGGTGGCTACTTGATGATTGACCAAACAGAGTCCATGACTACGATTGATGTCAATACTGGAAGTTATGTTGGCGCACGCAATCTCGATGACACTGTTTTTAAAACCAATCTTGAAGCCGCTCAAGCCATAGCGCGTCAACTCCGCTTACGCAATCTTGGCGGCATCATCATTATCGACTTTATTGACATGTTGAGCAAAGAACATCAAGAGTCAGTCTTACATGAACTCAATCGCAATTTAGAGCGTGATCATGCTCGCACTTCAGTCAGCGACTTCTCCTCGCTAGGCTTGGTAGAGATGACACGAAAACGTACTCGTGAATCCCTCGCTCATATCACTTGTGAGCCCTGTGCTACCTGCCAAGGCAAGGGCGAAGTCAAAACAGCACAAACCATTTGTTACGAGATTTTGCGCGAGATTGTGCGCGAGCATCGCCAATTTAATCCTCGAGAATTTAGGATTGTTGCGGCGCCTGACGTGATTGATCTCTTCCTTGAAGAGGAGAATCAATTCTTAGCGCAGTTGGGCGACTTTATTAGTAAGCCGATCAAACTTCAGGCTGAAGGTAGCTTCCGCCAGGAACAGTACGACATCGTGCTCAGTTAA
- the hemF gene encoding oxygen-dependent coproporphyrinogen oxidase, whose product MNIAELKNYFLGLQDRITTAMSALDGKAFIADAWEKPEDSKLKGYGRTCILDGGNILEKGGVGFSHVRGDQMPPSASHHRPELAGRSFEAMGVSLVFHPNNPKVPTTHMNVRCFIAQAPGKEPVWWFGGGFDLTPYYGVDEDCKHFHQTAKDALDPFGDELYPRFKKWCDEYFYLKHREEPRGIGGVFFDDFNALGFEQSFAMTRAVGDAFINAYLPIVERRYKDSFTAEEKAFQEYRRGRYVEYNLIFDRGTIFGLHSGGRTESILMSMPPVVQWWYNWQPKPGTPEAKLYDYYLKPRDWLA is encoded by the coding sequence ATCAATATTGCGGAACTAAAAAATTACTTTTTAGGATTGCAAGATCGCATCACTACTGCGATGAGTGCGCTTGATGGCAAAGCTTTTATAGCGGATGCTTGGGAAAAGCCGGAAGACAGTAAGTTAAAAGGCTATGGACGTACCTGCATTTTGGATGGCGGCAATATTTTAGAAAAAGGTGGCGTAGGATTTTCACACGTTCGTGGCGATCAAATGCCGCCCTCAGCATCACACCATCGTCCAGAGCTTGCCGGACGTAGCTTCGAAGCTATGGGTGTATCACTGGTCTTTCATCCAAACAATCCCAAGGTGCCCACCACCCATATGAATGTGCGCTGCTTTATTGCACAAGCTCCAGGCAAAGAGCCGGTGTGGTGGTTTGGAGGTGGCTTTGATCTCACGCCTTATTACGGCGTTGACGAAGATTGCAAACACTTTCATCAAACCGCCAAAGATGCCTTAGACCCATTTGGTGATGAGCTCTATCCACGTTTTAAAAAATGGTGTGATGAGTATTTTTACCTCAAGCATCGTGAAGAACCTCGCGGTATTGGCGGCGTCTTCTTTGATGATTTCAACGCCCTTGGTTTTGAACAAAGCTTTGCTATGACACGCGCTGTTGGCGATGCTTTTATTAATGCTTACCTGCCGATTGTTGAGCGTCGCTACAAAGACAGTTTTACTGCTGAAGAAAAAGCATTCCAAGAATACCGTCGCGGTCGCTATGTGGAATACAACTTGATCTTCGACCGTGGCACTATTTTTGGCTTGCATTCTGGCGGACGAACAGAATCTATTCTGATGTCTATGCCACCGGTAGTTCAGTGGTGGTACAACTGGCAACCGAAGCCAGGCACTCCTGAAGCAAAGCTTTATGACTATTACCTCAAGCCGCGTGACTGGCTAGCCTAA
- the purD gene encoding phosphoribosylamine--glycine ligase, translating into MKILLIGSGGREHALAWKLAQSPQVQTVYVAPGNGGTATAKQEAAGIQNLPISDLQELADFAKREKIHLTVVGPEAPLAAGIVDVFRNNGLRIFGPTQLAAQLESSKDFSKAFMKRHGIPTAEYQTFSNALEAHAYIDAKGAPIVIKADGLAAGKGVVVAMDLAEAHAAVDMMLADNKLGNAGARVVIEEFLTGEEASFIVLVDGKHVLALATSQDHKRLLDADQGPNTGGMGAYSPAPVVTPEIHARALREVIMPTVKGMEADGIPYTGFLYAGLMISPDGKIKTLEFNCRMGDPETQPIMARLRSDLVNALDHAVDGTLNEVELDWDRRTALGVVLAAHNYPDTPRNGDVITGIPADTEDQLTFHAGTKLQDDKLVTSGGRVMCVVGLSDTVRGAQQKAYEAISQIQFDGMQYRKDIGYRAVK; encoded by the coding sequence ATGAAAATTCTTTTAATTGGATCCGGTGGTCGTGAACATGCATTGGCATGGAAGCTAGCTCAATCACCACAAGTACAAACCGTCTATGTAGCACCAGGGAACGGCGGCACTGCCACTGCAAAACAAGAGGCTGCGGGTATTCAAAATCTACCCATCTCCGATCTTCAAGAGTTAGCAGACTTTGCCAAGCGTGAAAAGATTCATCTCACTGTAGTTGGTCCTGAGGCTCCATTGGCTGCCGGCATCGTAGACGTATTTCGTAATAACGGATTACGCATCTTTGGACCTACCCAACTTGCCGCTCAATTAGAGTCATCAAAAGATTTCTCCAAAGCATTCATGAAACGCCATGGCATTCCAACAGCGGAATACCAAACTTTTTCAAATGCATTAGAGGCACATGCTTATATTGATGCAAAAGGCGCGCCGATCGTTATTAAGGCAGATGGTCTGGCTGCAGGTAAAGGTGTAGTTGTAGCAATGGATCTAGCGGAAGCCCATGCAGCTGTAGACATGATGCTCGCTGACAACAAACTCGGTAATGCAGGTGCACGTGTAGTCATTGAAGAATTCCTGACTGGTGAAGAAGCCAGCTTTATTGTGCTCGTCGACGGCAAACATGTTTTAGCCTTAGCCACTAGCCAAGATCACAAACGCTTACTCGATGCCGATCAAGGCCCCAATACTGGCGGTATGGGTGCGTACTCCCCTGCCCCAGTTGTTACTCCAGAAATTCATGCACGTGCCTTACGTGAAGTCATCATGCCTACCGTCAAGGGTATGGAGGCTGATGGTATTCCTTACACAGGCTTTCTCTATGCGGGCCTCATGATTTCTCCTGATGGCAAGATTAAGACTTTGGAATTTAACTGCCGCATGGGTGACCCAGAAACTCAGCCCATCATGGCGCGCCTACGTAGCGACCTAGTAAATGCTCTCGATCATGCAGTTGATGGCACGCTCAATGAAGTGGAGCTAGATTGGGATCGTCGCACTGCATTAGGTGTAGTGCTTGCAGCGCATAACTATCCAGATACTCCGCGCAATGGTGATGTCATCACCGGTATTCCTGCCGATACTGAAGATCAATTGACCTTTCATGCTGGCACCAAGTTGCAAGATGACAAGCTCGTCACTTCGGGCGGTCGCGTCATGTGCGTAGTAGGTTTGTCGGATACGGTTCGTGGTGCCCAACAAAAAGCGTATGAAGCAATTTCTCAAATCCAATTTGATGGCATGCAATATCGCAAAGATATCGGCTATCGCGCAGTAAAGTAA
- the rlmH gene encoding 23S rRNA (pseudouridine(1915)-N(3))-methyltransferase RlmH, producing the protein MRLTIVSVGHKMPEWVATATHDYIKRMPADCSIEIKEIKPDLSPAKEAIKIAAAIPKGSRVIALDERGKDQTTQNLATQLASWRQEGFDITFLIGGADGLDPSLKEGAQAMWRLSSLTLPHAMARVLLVEQLYRAWTILQGHPYHRE; encoded by the coding sequence ATGCGCTTAACCATTGTTTCTGTTGGTCACAAAATGCCAGAATGGGTTGCAACTGCAACCCATGATTACATTAAGCGTATGCCCGCTGATTGCAGCATTGAAATCAAAGAAATTAAACCAGACCTCAGTCCAGCCAAAGAAGCTATCAAAATTGCAGCTGCGATTCCAAAAGGCTCTCGCGTCATTGCGCTGGATGAACGTGGCAAAGATCAAACCACTCAAAATCTAGCTACCCAGTTGGCAAGCTGGCGACAGGAAGGCTTTGACATCACCTTCTTAATTGGTGGTGCCGATGGACTTGATCCTAGCCTCAAAGAAGGCGCTCAGGCGATGTGGCGACTCTCCAGCTTAACCTTGCCCCATGCCATGGCAAGAGTCTTACTGGTAGAGCAACTCTATCGGGCCTGGACTATTTTGCAAGGCCATCCCTATCACCGCGAGTAA